One genomic segment of Sminthopsis crassicaudata isolate SCR6 chromosome 2, ASM4859323v1, whole genome shotgun sequence includes these proteins:
- the DPM2 gene encoding dolichol phosphate-mannose biosynthesis regulatory protein, which yields MATGTDQVVGFGLVIFSLVTFTYYTIWVIILPFIDSDHIIHKYFLPREYAIIIPLAAGLFLLLFVGLFITYVMLKNRKPAKKTN from the exons gCCACAGGAACAGATCAAGTGGTTGGATTTGGCCTGGTGATTTTCAGTCTCGTGACTTTCACCTACTACACGATCTGGGTGATCATTCTG CCTTTCATAGACAGTGATCACATTATCCATAAATACTTCCTGCCCAGGGAGTATGCCATTATCATTCCCCTAGCAGCTGGCCTATTCCTGTTGCTGTTTGTGG GGCTGTTCATCACTTATGTGATGCTAAAGAATCGGAAACCAGCCAAGAAGACAAATTGA